The Peribacillus sp. FSL E2-0218 genome contains a region encoding:
- the spoVS gene encoding stage V sporulation protein SpoVS — MEILKVSAKSNPNSVAGALAGVLRERGAAEIQAIGAGALNQAVKAVAIARGFVAPSGVDLICIPAFTDILIDGEERTAIKLIIEPR; from the coding sequence ATGGAAATATTAAAGGTTTCAGCAAAATCTAATCCTAATTCTGTAGCAGGCGCACTAGCGGGAGTGCTCAGGGAAAGAGGGGCAGCCGAAATTCAAGCTATCGGTGCAGGTGCGTTAAATCAAGCCGTCAAGGCAGTAGCAATCGCAAGAGGATTCGTCGCACCTAGTGGAGTTGACTTGATTTGTATTCCTGCCTTTACAGATATACTTATTGATGGTGAAGAGAGAACGGCTATAAAGTTAATCATTGAACCAAGATAA
- a CDS encoding DUF3388 domain-containing protein, with the protein MEKKEWYFEYEIQVNRPGLLGDISSLLGMLSINIITINGVDEGRRGLLLKAEDSRNIERFESILHTMDTIKVIKLREPKLRDRLAVRHGRYIQRDADEKNTFRFVRDELGLLVDFLAELFKQEGHKLIGIRGMPRVGKTESIVASSVCANKRWLFVSSTLLKQTIRSQLIEDEYNNDNLFILDGIVSTRRANERHWQLIREIMRLDAVKVIEHPDVFVQNTEYTLEDFDYIIELRNNPDEEITYEVVDQKDQFSGSDFGSFDF; encoded by the coding sequence GTGGAGAAAAAAGAATGGTATTTTGAATATGAAATCCAAGTCAACCGTCCGGGTTTATTAGGGGATATATCATCCCTCCTGGGAATGCTGTCCATCAACATCATTACGATAAACGGTGTGGATGAAGGCAGACGCGGTTTACTTTTAAAAGCGGAAGATAGCCGTAATATAGAAAGATTCGAATCAATCCTCCATACGATGGATACGATAAAGGTCATTAAGCTTAGGGAGCCTAAATTACGTGATCGACTGGCTGTCAGGCATGGCCGTTATATCCAGCGCGATGCGGATGAGAAGAACACCTTTAGGTTCGTTCGTGATGAGCTGGGCTTGCTTGTCGATTTTCTGGCCGAGCTGTTTAAACAGGAAGGCCATAAATTAATCGGGATACGAGGCATGCCGCGTGTCGGCAAAACCGAATCGATCGTAGCCTCGAGTGTATGTGCAAACAAAAGATGGTTGTTCGTGTCGTCAACCCTTTTAAAGCAGACCATTCGCAGTCAGCTTATCGAGGATGAATATAATAATGATAATTTGTTCATTTTAGACGGAATTGTTTCCACTCGCCGTGCGAATGAGCGGCATTGGCAATTGATTCGTGAAATCATGAGACTTGATGCGGTCAAGGTCATTGAACATCCGGATGTATTTGTCCAAAATACGGAATATACTCTCGAAGACTTTGATTATATTATTGAGTTGCGAAACAATCCGGACGAGGAAATAACATATGAAGTTGTCGACCAAAAAGACCAGTTTTCGGGGTCCGATTTTGGTTCCTTTGACTTTTAA
- a CDS encoding RodZ domain-containing protein — protein MFDLTELGNRLKEAREAKGLSLEDLQDLTKIQKRYLVGIEEGNYSMMPGKFYVRAFIKQYCEAVGLDSEEIFEQYKSEVPSVYSEEIPEQLSRVQSRKTLPAGDSKVVEMLPKILAVVLVIGAAILIYVLVSSNMSKPDDADKKDDKQSESVGYGKSEEFDKEEKNASKKQNEEKQPTSSDKKNEDDLDAKKDEEKKEQKLDVISSSGKNSTYELKDTDTFKLKVTSKGSPWVGIKNGEGKLLYQGTIDKDKSEEIDFTNEKEAVINIGRAYETEIFVNDKKLEYSISPTEVNTQLVTIQFTKAE, from the coding sequence GTGTTTGATTTGACTGAGTTAGGTAATCGATTAAAGGAAGCTAGGGAAGCCAAAGGCCTTAGCTTAGAAGATTTACAGGATTTAACGAAGATCCAAAAGCGTTACCTTGTTGGCATTGAAGAAGGAAATTACAGCATGATGCCTGGAAAGTTCTATGTACGGGCATTCATCAAGCAATACTGTGAAGCGGTCGGCCTTGATTCAGAAGAGATTTTTGAACAATACAAGAGTGAGGTTCCTTCCGTCTATAGCGAGGAAATACCGGAACAGCTTTCAAGGGTCCAATCCAGGAAAACGCTACCCGCAGGAGATTCCAAGGTTGTTGAAATGTTACCCAAGATATTGGCAGTCGTTTTGGTCATTGGTGCGGCCATCTTGATATATGTACTGGTATCGAGCAATATGAGTAAACCGGATGATGCCGATAAAAAGGACGACAAACAGAGTGAATCCGTGGGCTACGGCAAGAGTGAAGAGTTCGACAAGGAAGAAAAGAATGCAAGCAAGAAACAGAACGAAGAAAAACAACCCACTTCTTCCGATAAGAAGAATGAAGATGACCTTGATGCTAAAAAAGATGAAGAAAAGAAAGAGCAAAAACTCGACGTTATCAGTTCCAGCGGTAAAAATAGCACGTATGAATTGAAAGATACGGATACCTTCAAATTAAAAGTGACATCCAAGGGTTCACCATGGGTTGGCATTAAAAATGGTGAAGGCAAGTTGCTTTATCAGGGTACCATCGATAAGGACAAGAGCGAGGAAATTGATTTCACCAATGAAAAAGAAGCTGTCATCAATATAGGCAGGGCATATGAAACTGAAATTTTTGTGAATGATAAGAAGCTGGAGTATTCCATTTCACCGACTGAAGTGAATACGCAATTGGTCACGATACAATTTACGAAAGCCGAATAG
- a CDS encoding competence/damage-inducible protein A yields the protein MDAEIIAVGSELLLGQINNTNGRFLSQQFAQMGINVFYHTVVGDNDRRLQQAIEIAESRANLIVFTGGLGPTKDDLTKETIARHIGKKLVFNDEALQSIEAYFKKRERPMTENNKKQALVLEGSEVLANDHGMAPGMVLSKSGITYMLLPGPPSEMEPMFLSYGYESIMNKLDKHDRIDSKVLRFFGIGEAELETVIDDLLVNQTNPTIAPLASEGEVTLRITAKDSSKQKCEELILSAEKEIMDRVGKFYYGTDNTSLIKELVKELTVRKLSIAAAESLTGGMFQEQLTTIPGAGKVFKGGIVSYTNDAKSSVLGVSGGIISEHGVVSGECAKEMASNVRKMHDADVGISFTGVAGPDEQEGKPVGTVFIGISYRDGNTHFKELNLSGSREQNRIRSVKYGCHYLLNDL from the coding sequence ATGGATGCAGAAATCATTGCAGTAGGCTCCGAGCTTCTTTTAGGACAAATCAATAATACTAATGGGAGATTCTTATCACAGCAGTTTGCCCAAATGGGAATCAATGTTTTTTACCATACTGTGGTTGGGGATAACGATCGTCGTTTGCAGCAAGCAATAGAGATTGCAGAATCAAGGGCGAACTTGATTGTCTTTACTGGTGGACTAGGCCCTACCAAGGATGATTTAACGAAGGAAACGATTGCTCGCCATATTGGCAAGAAACTCGTTTTTAACGATGAAGCCCTGCAATCCATCGAAGCTTACTTTAAAAAACGGGAGCGGCCGATGACGGAAAATAATAAAAAGCAGGCTCTTGTTTTAGAAGGCAGTGAAGTGCTGGCAAACGATCATGGCATGGCACCGGGAATGGTTTTGTCCAAATCCGGGATTACATATATGCTCCTGCCTGGGCCACCTAGTGAAATGGAACCGATGTTTTTAAGTTATGGCTATGAATCGATCATGAATAAATTGGATAAGCATGATCGAATCGATTCGAAAGTACTTCGATTCTTTGGCATCGGTGAAGCGGAATTGGAAACGGTGATTGATGATCTACTTGTCAATCAAACGAATCCGACGATTGCACCGTTGGCATCCGAAGGCGAAGTGACATTAAGGATCACAGCGAAGGACTCGTCCAAACAAAAATGCGAAGAGCTCATTTTATCCGCAGAAAAAGAAATTATGGACAGGGTTGGGAAGTTTTACTACGGAACTGATAATACTTCGCTTATAAAGGAACTTGTAAAAGAATTGACGGTCCGCAAGCTTTCGATTGCGGCGGCGGAAAGCTTGACCGGGGGGATGTTTCAGGAACAGTTGACAACCATCCCGGGTGCCGGTAAAGTCTTCAAGGGCGGCATTGTGAGTTATACGAATGATGCGAAGTCGAGTGTCCTCGGCGTCAGCGGCGGAATCATTTCCGAGCATGGTGTGGTCAGCGGTGAGTGTGCCAAGGAAATGGCTTCCAATGTCAGGAAAATGCACGATGCGGATGTGGGCATAAGCTTCACGGGTGTTGCAGGGCCCGATGAACAAGAAGGCAAGCCTGTAGGTACCGTATTCATTGGCATTTCGTATCGTGATGGAAACACGCACTTTAAAGAGTTGAATCTATCAGGCAGCAGGGAGCAGAACCGCATCAGAAGCGTCAAGTATGGCTGTCATTACTTGCTTAATGATTTGTGA
- a CDS encoding dipeptidase: MYTLNECGQEGGITLAIFDAHCDVLMKMFIDPELSFLDSDTLHITKRGLLDEGGKVQCFAIYIPEKVHPDMRFQAALAMVDIFHEKVVSEPEMKFVKTKSDIESLKETEIGAVLTLEGCDCIGNDLLKLKTLLHLGVTSVGLTWNHANLVADGALETRGAGLTDFGAEVVTLLNEKAIWCDVSHLSEAGFWDTIKRAEFPIASHSNAHSLCSHPRNLKDSQIRALLQKNGVIGVTFVPQFLSDGDSASIKDIVGHIDHICSLGGEHQIGLGSDFDGIDHMVENLTSYKDYHNLINELNRLYSSEFVNGLLFGNFARHFPGKTERF, from the coding sequence ATGTATACATTAAATGAATGCGGACAGGAAGGGGGGATCACGTTGGCGATTTTTGATGCACATTGTGATGTGTTAATGAAGATGTTCATCGATCCGGAACTATCTTTTTTGGATAGTGACACTTTACATATAACCAAGCGGGGATTATTGGATGAAGGGGGAAAAGTCCAATGTTTTGCGATATACATCCCTGAAAAAGTCCATCCGGATATGAGATTCCAGGCTGCATTGGCCATGGTTGATATTTTTCATGAAAAGGTAGTATCTGAGCCAGAAATGAAATTCGTTAAGACGAAGTCTGACATTGAATCTCTTAAAGAAACTGAAATCGGTGCAGTGCTGACGCTGGAAGGATGCGATTGCATCGGGAATGATTTATTGAAATTGAAAACGCTCCTTCACCTTGGCGTTACCTCTGTGGGGCTAACATGGAATCACGCGAACCTGGTAGCTGATGGGGCATTGGAAACGAGGGGAGCGGGTTTAACGGATTTTGGGGCAGAGGTGGTGACCTTGTTAAATGAGAAGGCAATTTGGTGCGACGTATCTCATTTATCAGAAGCTGGATTTTGGGACACCATAAAGAGAGCGGAATTTCCCATTGCCTCCCATTCCAATGCACATTCTCTTTGTTCCCATCCGCGAAATTTAAAAGACAGCCAAATAAGAGCCCTTTTACAAAAAAACGGAGTGATTGGGGTAACCTTTGTCCCGCAATTTTTATCCGATGGTGACTCTGCTTCGATAAAGGATATTGTGGGGCATATAGATCATATATGCAGTTTAGGGGGAGAGCATCAAATTGGATTGGGATCGGACTTTGATGGCATCGATCATATGGTGGAAAATCTAACCTCATATAAGGATTATCATAATTTGATCAATGAATTGAACAGGCTTTATTCCAGTGAGTTTGTCAATGGGCTTCTTTTTGGGAATTTCGCGCGTCACTTTCCTGGAAAAACGGAAAGATTTTAG
- the pgsA gene encoding CDP-diacylglycerol--glycerol-3-phosphate 3-phosphatidyltransferase: MNLPNKITVARICLIPVFLIIMLVPFSWGTLTWGEYSLPVAHLAGALLFIIASTTDWIDGHFARKYNMITDLGKFLDPLADKLLVSAALIVLVDLDLMYGQSWIAIVIISREFAVTGLRLVLAGTGEVVAANQLGKIKTWAQIVAISALLLHNLPFALISLPFANLALWIALIFTIWSGLDYFVKNKQVFVNSK, from the coding sequence TTGAATCTGCCTAATAAGATTACAGTAGCAAGAATTTGCTTAATACCAGTTTTTTTAATCATCATGCTCGTCCCTTTTTCATGGGGCACGCTGACATGGGGGGAATACAGCTTGCCAGTTGCACACTTGGCTGGGGCCCTCCTCTTCATAATCGCTTCCACTACGGATTGGATCGATGGACATTTTGCAAGGAAATATAATATGATCACTGACTTAGGGAAATTTCTAGATCCTTTGGCGGATAAGCTTCTGGTTTCGGCTGCCCTGATTGTATTGGTCGATTTGGATTTGATGTACGGTCAATCCTGGATTGCCATTGTCATCATAAGCCGTGAGTTCGCCGTGACGGGATTGCGTCTTGTGCTTGCCGGCACTGGGGAAGTCGTAGCGGCGAACCAGCTTGGTAAAATTAAAACGTGGGCGCAAATTGTTGCGATTTCGGCATTGTTGCTGCATAACCTTCCCTTTGCCCTCATTTCACTTCCATTTGCCAATCTCGCCTTATGGATTGCCTTGATTTTCACGATTTGGTCAGGGTTGGATTATTTTGTAAAAAACAAACAAGTATTTGTTAATTCCAAGTAA
- the recA gene encoding recombinase RecA: protein MSDRQAALDMALKQIEKQFGKGSIMKLGEQSDRRISTISSGSLALDVALGVGGYPRGRVIEIYGPESSGKTTVALHAIAEVQKTGGTAAFIDAEHALDPAYSEKLGVNIDELLLSQPDTGEQALEIAEALVRSGAVDIIVIDSVAALVPKAEIEGEMGDSHMGLQARMMSQALRKLSGAINKSNTIAIFINQVREKIGVMFGNPETTPGGRALKFYSTVRLEVRRAEQLKQGNEIVGNKTKIKVVKNKVAPPFRQAEVDIMYGQGISQEGEIIDMGAELDIVLKSGSWYSYNEERVGQGRENAKMFLKENQDIALEISQKIRDHYNLDGEHELPPEEAEDEHFELLD, encoded by the coding sequence GTGAGTGATCGTCAAGCGGCTTTAGATATGGCTTTAAAACAAATTGAAAAGCAATTTGGTAAAGGTTCCATTATGAAACTTGGAGAACAGTCTGATCGAAGGATTTCAACGATTTCAAGTGGTTCATTGGCATTGGATGTAGCATTGGGAGTGGGCGGATATCCAAGGGGACGGGTCATTGAGATATACGGACCTGAAAGCTCAGGTAAAACGACTGTTGCATTACATGCGATTGCAGAAGTGCAAAAAACTGGCGGTACTGCAGCATTCATTGATGCCGAGCATGCTTTGGATCCAGCCTATTCAGAAAAACTAGGTGTGAATATCGATGAGTTACTGCTGTCACAGCCCGATACAGGTGAACAAGCCTTGGAAATCGCTGAAGCGCTAGTTCGCAGTGGAGCGGTGGACATCATTGTCATTGACTCGGTTGCAGCCCTTGTTCCTAAAGCTGAAATCGAAGGTGAAATGGGAGATTCCCATATGGGTCTGCAAGCCCGGATGATGTCCCAGGCGTTAAGGAAACTATCTGGTGCCATTAATAAATCAAATACCATTGCCATTTTCATTAACCAAGTCCGTGAAAAAATCGGGGTAATGTTCGGGAATCCGGAAACCACTCCAGGAGGCCGGGCATTGAAGTTCTACTCGACTGTACGTCTGGAAGTGCGTCGTGCGGAACAGTTAAAACAAGGCAATGAAATCGTCGGTAATAAAACCAAAATCAAAGTGGTGAAAAACAAAGTTGCGCCGCCATTCCGCCAAGCGGAAGTTGATATCATGTATGGTCAAGGTATTTCGCAGGAAGGTGAAATCATTGATATGGGTGCAGAGCTTGATATCGTCCTTAAAAGCGGTTCGTGGTATTCATACAACGAAGAGCGTGTTGGACAAGGACGGGAAAACGCGAAGATGTTCTTGAAAGAAAATCAAGATATCGCTCTGGAGATTTCTCAGAAAATCAGGGATCATTATAATCTTGATGGAGAGCATGAGCTGCCGCCAGAGGAAGCGGAAGATGAACATTTTGAATTACTTGATTAA
- a CDS encoding TIGR00282 family metallophosphoesterase, with protein sequence MKLLFIGDVVGSLGREMVQEYLPKLKEKHRPHITVINGENAASGRGITEKIYRNFLEWGAQAVTMGNHTWDNRDIFNFIDDAKYLVRPANFPDGAPGEGMKFLKWNQQEIAVINLQARTFMPDLDCPFKKAEELVAMAQKRTPIIFVDFHGEATSEKQAMGWFLDGKVTAVAGTHTHVQTADNRILPAGTAYISDVGMTGPYDGVLGMERGAVLQRFLTSLPVRFEVPKEGRTLLSAILLEIDDKTGKAKKIDRILINEDHPFYH encoded by the coding sequence ATGAAACTGCTATTTATTGGAGATGTCGTAGGGTCTCTAGGCCGTGAAATGGTTCAAGAATACCTTCCGAAATTAAAGGAAAAGCATCGGCCGCATATTACGGTCATCAATGGGGAAAATGCGGCAAGTGGCCGTGGAATCACGGAAAAGATTTACCGAAACTTTTTAGAGTGGGGCGCACAGGCGGTGACAATGGGAAACCATACATGGGATAATCGCGATATATTCAATTTCATTGATGATGCGAAATATCTCGTCCGTCCAGCAAACTTTCCTGACGGTGCACCGGGAGAAGGAATGAAATTTTTAAAATGGAACCAGCAGGAAATTGCGGTCATCAATTTACAAGCCAGGACATTCATGCCGGATTTAGATTGTCCATTCAAAAAAGCGGAGGAGCTTGTGGCGATGGCGCAAAAAAGGACACCCATCATCTTTGTTGATTTTCATGGTGAAGCAACAAGCGAAAAGCAGGCTATGGGGTGGTTCCTTGATGGCAAAGTTACAGCCGTTGCCGGAACGCATACACACGTTCAGACTGCCGATAACCGCATATTGCCTGCGGGAACTGCTTACATATCGGATGTGGGCATGACAGGGCCGTATGATGGTGTCCTTGGCATGGAAAGAGGCGCGGTGCTCCAACGGTTCCTGACAAGCCTTCCTGTCCGTTTCGAGGTGCCTAAGGAGGGCAGGACCCTATTAAGTGCGATCCTTTTGGAAATCGATGACAAAACCGGTAAGGCAAAAAAAATAGATAGGATCCTCATTAATGAGGATCATCCCTTTTATCATTGA
- a CDS encoding DUF3243 domain-containing protein yields MSVLDNWDQWKNFLGDRLNQGEQQGLSGGAVNNLAFEIGDYLAKQVEPQNDQEKVLADLWSVANEEEKHAMASVMVKLVENNGTK; encoded by the coding sequence ATGTCTGTACTAGACAATTGGGATCAATGGAAAAATTTCTTAGGCGACAGATTAAATCAAGGTGAGCAACAAGGATTATCAGGAGGCGCTGTGAACAATTTGGCTTTTGAAATCGGTGATTATCTAGCTAAGCAGGTTGAGCCCCAGAATGATCAAGAAAAAGTCCTTGCTGATCTTTGGTCAGTCGCTAACGAAGAAGAAAAACATGCCATGGCAAGCGTTATGGTCAAGTTAGTCGAGAACAACGGAACAAAGTAA
- a CDS encoding SDR family oxidoreductase codes for MGKRFALITGASGGIGREIAIKLAEENYSLYLHYNSNEEAIMELIEELKHHQVELIPIQADLSKPDGYKVLAENIFALHAIVLNSGNSYYGLISDMDDKVVSEMVQLHVTSPFQLTKELLPKLMYQDRAAIVAVTSIWGQTGASCEVLYSMVKGGQNAFIKALSKEVSLNGIRVNAIAPGAISTSMLESFSADDLEIIKGDIPMGRMGSAKEVAEAVFYLLSDKASYITGQILGVNGGWYT; via the coding sequence GTGGGGAAACGTTTTGCCCTTATAACTGGTGCCAGTGGAGGAATCGGCAGGGAAATCGCCATTAAGCTTGCCGAAGAGAATTATTCACTTTATTTACATTATAACAGCAATGAAGAAGCAATCATGGAGTTAATAGAAGAGCTTAAGCATCATCAGGTGGAACTCATTCCGATACAAGCGGATTTATCTAAACCGGACGGATACAAGGTATTGGCGGAAAATATCTTCGCCCTTCATGCGATCGTCCTCAATAGCGGGAATAGCTATTATGGGCTCATATCTGATATGGATGACAAGGTTGTTAGTGAAATGGTCCAATTGCATGTAACCAGTCCTTTCCAATTAACGAAGGAACTGCTTCCAAAGTTGATGTATCAAGATCGGGCTGCCATTGTTGCCGTCACATCCATATGGGGGCAGACGGGGGCATCTTGTGAGGTATTATATTCGATGGTCAAAGGCGGTCAAAATGCTTTTATCAAAGCGTTAAGCAAGGAAGTCTCACTTAATGGAATCCGGGTGAATGCAATTGCCCCTGGTGCGATTTCGACATCCATGCTTGAATCTTTCAGTGCTGACGATTTGGAAATCATCAAAGGTGATATCCCGATGGGAAGGATGGGAAGCGCTAAAGAAGTCGCCGAGGCTGTTTTCTATTTACTTTCCGACAAGGCATCTTATATCACTGGACAAATCTTAGGCGTCAATGGTGGATGGTACACGTGA
- the rny gene encoding ribonuclease Y → MEPMTIIFTLLGLIVGAVVGYFIHKSKFESKIAGAKGSAEHILEDAKREADALKKEALLEAKDEIHKIRSDSDRESRERRNELQKQENRLLQREENLDRKDDTLDKRENLLEKKEDSLNQRQQHIEEMESKVDETVRKQQTELERVSGLTREEAKAIIIDRMENELAHDVALMIKESDTRAKEEADKKAKEVLSLAIQRCAADHVAETTVSVVNLPNDEMKGRIIGREGRNIRTLETLTGIDLIIDDTPEAVILSGFDPIRRETARLALEKLVQDGRIHPARIEEMVDKARREVDEHIREIGEQTTFEVGVHGLHPDLIKILGRLKFRTSYGQNVLKHSIEVAQLSGLLAAELGEDEVLARRAGLLHDIGKAIDHEVEGSHVEIGVELATKYKEHPTVINSIASHHGDTEPTSIISVLVAAADALSAARPGARSETLENYIRRLEKLEEISESYDGVEKSFAIQAGREVRILVKPEQIDDLSAHRLARDIRKRIEEELDYPGHIKVTVIRETRAVEYAK, encoded by the coding sequence ATGGAACCCATGACAATCATCTTCACTTTGCTTGGCCTAATCGTCGGTGCAGTTGTTGGTTATTTTATTCACAAATCAAAATTTGAGAGTAAAATAGCAGGGGCAAAGGGCTCTGCAGAACACATCCTTGAGGATGCAAAACGTGAAGCGGACGCACTTAAGAAAGAAGCCTTGTTGGAAGCAAAAGATGAAATTCATAAAATTCGTTCAGATTCTGATCGGGAATCCCGTGAAAGAAGGAATGAATTACAAAAACAAGAAAATCGGTTATTGCAAAGAGAAGAGAATCTGGACCGTAAGGATGATACGTTAGACAAACGTGAAAACCTTTTGGAGAAAAAAGAAGATTCTCTAAACCAAAGACAACAGCATATTGAAGAGATGGAAAGCAAAGTGGACGAGACGGTTCGTAAGCAGCAAACAGAGCTTGAACGTGTTTCAGGTTTAACTCGTGAAGAAGCTAAAGCAATCATTATAGACCGAATGGAAAACGAGCTGGCTCACGATGTAGCGCTTATGATTAAAGAAAGTGATACCCGTGCCAAAGAAGAAGCTGATAAAAAAGCAAAAGAAGTTCTTTCTCTTGCCATTCAGCGTTGTGCGGCTGATCATGTTGCAGAAACCACCGTTTCTGTAGTGAATCTTCCAAATGATGAAATGAAAGGACGGATAATCGGACGTGAAGGACGAAATATCCGGACGCTAGAAACGCTAACAGGTATTGACCTTATTATTGATGATACTCCTGAAGCTGTCATTTTATCTGGATTTGATCCAATTAGACGTGAAACGGCACGCTTGGCTCTTGAAAAACTTGTTCAGGACGGACGGATCCATCCGGCTCGAATTGAAGAAATGGTAGACAAAGCAAGACGTGAGGTAGATGAACATATTCGTGAAATTGGTGAACAAACAACTTTCGAGGTTGGCGTTCACGGTCTCCATCCAGACCTTATCAAAATACTGGGACGTTTGAAGTTCCGTACAAGTTACGGACAAAACGTGCTTAAGCATTCCATTGAAGTGGCCCAGCTTTCAGGGTTGCTGGCTGCTGAGCTTGGAGAGGATGAAGTCCTTGCCCGTCGTGCCGGTTTATTGCATGATATCGGGAAAGCGATCGATCATGAAGTGGAAGGCAGCCACGTTGAAATAGGCGTGGAATTGGCAACTAAGTATAAAGAGCATCCTACTGTCATTAACAGCATCGCTTCACATCATGGCGATACGGAGCCAACTTCCATTATTTCAGTGCTTGTTGCAGCCGCTGATGCTTTATCAGCTGCAAGGCCGGGCGCTAGAAGTGAAACACTTGAAAATTACATTAGAAGACTTGAAAAGCTTGAGGAGATTTCCGAATCCTACGATGGAGTGGAAAAATCATTTGCGATTCAAGCCGGGCGCGAAGTGCGGATTCTAGTGAAACCAGAGCAAATAGATGATCTTTCGGCCCATCGACTCGCACGTGATATCCGCAAACGGATTGAAGAAGAGCTCGATTACCCAGGTCATATAAAAGTCACGGTCATCCGTGAAACAAGAGCAGTCGAATACGCTAAATAA